tcgggtccaggtcccaagGGATCCGAGTCTACGGTCCGAGTCttgaattaagtttttttaaaataaattgaaatcggGTCAGATCAGATgcgatccaaaaaaaaaaaaaattaggcgaGGCGGAGCGGATTTGATCCTAGATCCAATAAATACCCGAATGTTTCGGATCAGAAGTGATCCATCAGATCGGAGCTCCAACCCGCTCCAACTAAATGAATCTTTTTGACATGTCTACTAGTGGTTCAAAAGTTGCACATAGAGACTATGAAATgcctttattttctaaaaaaaaaaatgaactgaTTGAATGCCTTTGGTTGCGGGGTTCTTTATTTTCTCATGAAactttattaaaagaaaatatagatCTAGATTTGGAATAAATGGAAGTTTTATTGACAAGACATTTTCAGTTTCCAAAAAAATGAACATTTATAGTTTTTAAACCTCTTCTACATTACTACAATTGATGAAATGTAAGGTgctattaaaatatgaaaatttcaCCAAAATCATCAATACCCTTCTTTTCTAATGTACTAATAAGAATGAATAACTAGAAAAACAAATGGGATACCAAACATGACATCAATTTTTTAACTGCCATCTATGCTATAAATGAAGTTTCTAGTTTTGACATTTCCTAAAGAATGGATGGATTTTATGGAAATGGAGAAATCAGAAGAATCAATTTCCCAAGGTAAGTTAACATTCATGGGAACCTCTGAAGTTGTATGGACTAGTACTAGTTCCCTTTCGATTCCAATCAAGACAGGCTGCACAATCTTATGGTGCGAAAGGTACCGATATCGATGCTGGAGGCTCGGGAAAATGGTCATCCATTTCTTGTCTCTGTCCCtggttctctttttcttttacttttctcttaaattttctactccCTCTAAGTGGGATTTGCATGAATTGAGTAACACAAAATCAGAGGAAGAAAATAATAGTAATGACAATCTTGAAGTCTAAGTTATTGAAGAGTAAAAGTGCAATTTCATAAATGTGAATAAAAAATTTCCTCCAAATAAGATTCACAGCCCATAGTGACATAGATATACAACCACTTAAAATGCAACTACATCCATAATCTTTACTAAATAGCATCAACACCACTTGAAGAATAAAgatcataatatataatataaatatatatatatttatatatataacctCAAAAAATGACTGCTTTTaaactaacaacctaaataaatAATACTCATAGAGATGAAAGGATGAGCAATTGGCCTTAGGAGCTCGGCTCCAAAACAATTGGATTTTCAGTTTTCCTCTTGTGTGGGTGGTTCGAGCATTCTCACGGTACGAGGAAGCATAAATTCAGCAAACAAAGGAAAATGAGAGGAGGGATAAGAACCTTCGGAGTTATCATTGACTACTTCGCATGAAACGGGAATCAGAGATCTACCTCTGAAAAGAATCCAATCTATGTGCAGATCTTGAGTTTGACGATCCCAGCAAAGGCAGAGGGCTCTGAAAATCAACTTGAGAAATTCAACTGCTCCTTGCTTGTCACCTGAAATTGCCAGACAATATTCAAAAATTAGGCTATGGACATTATCATATAAAAGTGAGTTGTATCAAAATGTAGTGTAGCGTTACCTTTAAACCCATGATAAGTGCGAATAAGAGAAAGATTTTTCCTCACCCGTGCGTTCGGCCATGCATCTCTCAAATCTCCAACTACACCATGCTCTCTGTGGTCAAGCAGGAAAACAAATGTTTACCAGAAAATACATAAAGTAGAGAAATATCTAATCAGTTCAACAGCTGCGCGGAATGAAATATGTGTTACTCTTAGCTAACCGTTAAAACCATCCATTGTAATGGAAGTTGTCTTGAATAAATGACTGAAGGTACTAGTGTTTTGTCATCAAAGTGGtgggaaaatacaaaaaatttatCATCTCATTAGCTCCAGGGTATACCTACCAAAATCATCCATATATTTAACAATGCTAAATAATCATCACCATTCTCCGCAATCATCCATATATGAACACAACAAAATTGGAAATAACAAATTTGGCACATaaaaaacaagcaagatttgtaAGTTTCGGATATACCTTGACCTCCCGAGCAGGAACCGTCCAGTAGTTGACTCCTTTTGTGTGTTAAATCCTCCACAATACACAACTGGCAAGCTAGGAGGCAAGGAAGCAATGTGCTGCCAGGTGAGTAAAGCACTTCGTCTACGAGCACGTGGACTAAATTCATCCATGTTTGTATTTACTATCTCGAATGAAAACCCGGGTGGCTCAACTCCTTTCAGTTGAAATGTGTGGACATCATGTCAAAGAAACAAATGATATGGATTCTCTATAATAATAGAGCAACACAATAGGAAAAACATGCAAATGAAAGCAAGTAAACTGATAAGGATATCGCCCACGTTGCAATGCATGGAACTGTTGATCCCCATGACATGCTTCCAGGGACAGAGGGTGATTCAGATAACCAAAATGTTCCACCTTCTAGAAACTCCACCTTTATTCGATAAACAACAATGGAGAAAGGGCCAGTCGATATCAATTTTAATGAAATGACAATAAACAGGAAATAAGCTAATTTCCCATTCTTATTTTTCCGAAAGGAATAGAAGAAAGTGAAAGTATGCTAGATGGTTTAAAGAACTTAATCTGATACCCTTTCTTTGTCATAGAAGATCGTGCAGTATTCATCTGAAGTGTCCTCCGGTCCTTTTCTAGATACTCCGAATTGATCATAACCTAATGAACATAAGGCCAACAGAAAGTAACTTCTATATGTAGGATAAGACTTAGAACGAGTTCAGCAAGCACATGAGCATATCACTAAATTTAGTTTGTCAAACCGGACGCCAATTAGCAAGGTTAACTGTAAAATTTTGTACTAACATGATTAGTTCCTTTCCATTCATACATTTACATATTTAAGCATTAGCAAGGATGTCAATATGAGAAAATTAGCAACTTCCTTGAAGCATTAAGACTTGAGATTCATAGCATGGTACCGAAGAACAGGTGAAATAGCTATAAGCTGATCTGGAGATAATATGAACAATGCACTGGAGCATTGCCTATATTCACTACTACCCACATCAAACacaaga
This Cannabis sativa cultivar Pink pepper isolate KNU-18-1 chromosome 6, ASM2916894v1, whole genome shotgun sequence DNA region includes the following protein-coding sequences:
- the LOC115694823 gene encoding uncharacterized protein LOC115694823 — its product is MSVSLTVMTFNLHEDQPPESPNSWDKRKELCLRVITSYYPMILCTQQGVKSQLDYLQQGLPGYDQFGVSRKGPEDTSDEYCTIFYDKERVEFLEGGTFWLSESPSVPGSMSWGSTVPCIATWATFQLKGVEPPGFSFEIVNTNMDEFSPRARRRSALLTWQHIASLPPSLPVVYCGGFNTQKESTTGRFLLGRSREHGVVGDLRDAWPNARVRKNLSLIRTYHGFKGDKQGAVEFLKLIFRALCLCWDRQTQDLHIDWILFRGRSLIPVSCEVVNDNSEGSYPSSHFPLFAEFMLPRTVRMLEPPTQEEN